One Nicotiana sylvestris chromosome 12, ASM39365v2, whole genome shotgun sequence genomic window carries:
- the LOC104232758 gene encoding uncharacterized protein isoform X4: MDELCRPAPVKDDSYQCITLLSKSPPFCLGVFAIMEDGSRMNNNNLIEKFFANLLREMKRFSEADHPLFQQQMLISNI, translated from the exons ATGGACGAACTCTGTCGGCCAGCTCCGGTGAAGGACGACAGCTACCAGTGTATTACACTGTTATCTAAGAGTCCCCCATTCTG CCTTGGTGTATTTGCTATAATGGAGGATGGTTCAAGGATG AATAACAATAACTTAATAGAGAAGTTTTTTGCTAATCTGTTGCGGGAGATGAAGAGATTTAGTGAAGCAG ATCACCCACTGTTCCAACAACAAATGTTGATCTCAAATATATGA